In Clostridium ljungdahlii DSM 13528, the genomic window CCCAGTAATTATTATACCTATGTTTATGGGTCCGCCGCTGCTTATGAATAGAAATTTATTGTATACAGCTATAACTAGAGCAAAACAGATGGTAATACTTGTTGGGAGTTTGAAAGCTTTGAACTTTATGATAAATAATAATAAAAGCTTTGAAAGGTATTCGTTATTAAAATATAGAATAATGGATATAATGGAGAGTGAAACAAATGCTACTGTGGAATGAATCATGTCTTATTAATGAGAGAAAAAAAATAAGTGAGAATATAGTAAAATGGAGCGGTACTAAAGATATTTTTTTAAACTGTATCTCAGTTCCTTATAATTCTACTGAGATTTTCCTGGAGATTATTGAAAAATACATAAGACAAAATGAAAATATTATTTATATTACTAATGAAAAAATGGGTAATGTGGATATAATAAAAAATATAAAAAAGTATACACATTTTACAGATTATTGCTATGTAAAAGGATGTAAAAGTAATTCAAATTGTAAATTGCAGATATGTAATTTTGAAAATGCGTCAAAGTTGGAAGATAAGTTTGAATTAGTTATATATGATGATATAAGTAGTTTTTCATTATACAATAAGTACGAGATATGCAAATTAATTAGCAAATTAACTCATGAGGATAGTAAAGTTATAATATATTCTATAGAAAGTATAGTTGAAAATAGTAAAAAGGTATTTTTGCCTGCTAAAAATGAAGGATTAATAATTGAACCGAGGAGTATACTTACTAGACTGAATATGAATAAAGAAATGCCTTTTTTGGTATACGATTATTTAAAATGGTCAATAAGTATAGGCAAGAAGATAATAATATATGTACCTAGCAAATATAAAATAGACAAGGTAGCTTCATATATGCATAAATATTGTAAAAATTTAGCACATGATGTAGTATGTTTTGCTAAAGGGGAATCGAATAAGAAATTGATTTATAAGTTTTTACAGACAAAAAACTCAATATTAATAACTAACTGTTTTGAAGAAACTGCATTAAATGCAAAAAATTCAGAATTGATAGTATATTTTGCAGATGATGTTAACTTTACTTATAAAGAATTTGTTTACTTGTGTGGAAGTGTTGGAAGAGGTGAAAAAGATTTAAAAGAGGAGGTTATACTGGTTTCCAATATAGAGACAGAAGAGATTGAGAAAGCAAAGAGTATAACTAGCAATTTTAATAGGGAAGCATGGAACATGGGATTACTAAAAATTTAAAATTTTTATTAGATTGTGTACTAGGGCTTATATATTGTGGAGATGAAAGATGTATACTATGTAAAAAAGATATATATAATGATAGAAACATATGTGAAGCTTGTGAAAGCAATATAAAAGTTTGTAAAGACAGTTTTGAGATTGGATATGATGATAAAAAAATTCAATGCTATAGTAGTGCTTATTATTCTGGAGCGATGATGGAACTTATAATAAAATTAAAGTATAAGAGTTCTTTTAAAGCTGGAGATGTTATAGCAAAGTGTATGAGAAATATTATAGCTAATAATCACATTGATTTCGATGTTTTTACATACGTACCTATGACTAAGAAAGCATTGAAAAAGAGAGGATATAATCAAGCTGAATATTTGGCGAACAGTTTGGGGAGTTATACTAATAAGCCTGTTATATGCTGTCTAGACAAAATAAAGGAAACAAAGGATCAAATAGGATTGGATAAAACAGAGAGATGGAGTAATATGTCAGAAAGCTTTCAGGTATGCAATAAAAAAATTATAAAAAATAAAAAAATTTTGTTAATAGACGACGTTTTAACTACTGGTGCTACAGCTTTTGGATGCTGTTCAGAACTTTTGAAAAATGGAGCAAAAAAAATTAACGTATTGACTGGAG contains:
- a CDS encoding ComF family protein; this translates as MEHGITKNLKFLLDCVLGLIYCGDERCILCKKDIYNDRNICEACESNIKVCKDSFEIGYDDKKIQCYSSAYYSGAMMELIIKLKYKSSFKAGDVIAKCMRNIIANNHIDFDVFTYVPMTKKALKKRGYNQAEYLANSLGSYTNKPVICCLDKIKETKDQIGLDKTERWSNMSESFQVCNKKIIKNKKILLIDDVLTTGATAFGCCSELLKNGAKKINVLTGAKSRV